Proteins from a genomic interval of Lactococcus protaetiae:
- a CDS encoding DUF1801 domain-containing protein — protein sequence MDKKDFDEYFTDKSLSVSQLERLQLTRTLVNEMYPEVQERVAYNMPGFYPKLATKSNQQLFLVQAQKNWLGIYGTDGLEPEDFATFIRQGVEVGKGSLRVPYDLNEEKFKSLLQFVMKHNFIRHGIELMHDKGKFSGNDKPQKTL from the coding sequence ATGGATAAAAAAGATTTTGATGAATATTTTACTGACAAAAGTCTGTCAGTAAGTCAGTTAGAAAGATTACAATTGACAAGAACTCTGGTTAATGAGATGTATCCAGAAGTACAAGAACGTGTGGCTTACAATATGCCCGGCTTTTATCCAAAGCTTGCAACAAAGTCAAATCAACAACTTTTCCTTGTTCAAGCGCAGAAAAATTGGCTTGGAATTTATGGTACAGATGGACTAGAGCCAGAAGATTTTGCGACATTTATTCGCCAAGGCGTTGAAGTTGGAAAAGGTTCTCTCCGAGTACCTTATGATTTGAATGAAGAGAAATTCAAATCACTTTTACAGTTTGTCATGAAGCACAATTTCATTCGACATGGGATTGAGCTAATGCATGATAAAGGAAAATTTTCAGGTAATGATAAACCGCAAAAAACCTTGTAA
- a CDS encoding FusB/FusC family EF-G-binding protein — translation MLKPYEYNRIKSLTFDLVNIYHSVNDKSTVDAVYAQVASEILALTDLPEIEKFLSVIESPKLSREQAEKLLLDLKPLIEPFPLMTENQMRKIFKKVKKLKIPATTLWDMREVTYFAWNEVSSGRKYILTADGHGFYGTMSGSMKNICAICKKTSIVTQFLAVTKTGADGTYTKNGTYICLDSDKCNQQVQSIQGLQQFLEIIREK, via the coding sequence ATGTTAAAACCTTATGAATATAATAGAATAAAATCACTTACTTTTGACTTGGTTAATATTTACCACTCAGTCAATGATAAATCTACAGTTGATGCTGTTTACGCGCAAGTTGCTAGTGAAATTTTGGCACTGACAGACTTACCAGAAATCGAAAAATTTCTGTCAGTAATTGAGAGCCCAAAACTTTCACGAGAACAAGCTGAAAAATTACTTCTTGATTTAAAACCATTGATAGAACCTTTTCCATTGATGACTGAAAATCAAATGAGAAAAATCTTTAAAAAAGTTAAGAAACTTAAAATCCCTGCAACAACACTTTGGGATATGCGCGAGGTAACTTATTTCGCTTGGAATGAGGTATCAAGCGGTCGCAAGTATATTCTGACAGCTGATGGCCACGGTTTTTATGGTACAATGTCGGGAAGTATGAAAAACATTTGCGCAATTTGCAAAAAAACAAGTATAGTGACTCAGTTTTTGGCTGTAACGAAAACGGGAGCTGATGGAACTTACACAAAAAATGGAACTTATATTTGTCTGGACTCGGATAAATGTAACCAGCAAGTTCAATCAATACAAGGTCTGCAACAATTTTTAGAAATAATTAGAGAAAAATAA
- a CDS encoding DUF1912 family protein, protein MNYEQQFLKDFSEWIEQQVQISDLAMKAAAKIAKEDHKPEAEDAVIRYESRLDAYQFLQGKFENYKNGKGFHDMPDFDTKTY, encoded by the coding sequence ATGAATTATGAACAACAATTTCTTAAAGACTTTTCAGAATGGATTGAACAGCAAGTACAAATTTCAGATTTAGCGATGAAGGCAGCTGCAAAAATTGCAAAAGAAGACCACAAACCAGAAGCGGAAGATGCAGTCATTCGCTACGAAAGTCGTCTGGATGCTTATCAGTTCCTACAAGGAAAATTTGAAAATTATAAAAATGGTAAAGGTTTTCATGATATGCCAGATTTTGACACAAAGACCTATTAG
- a CDS encoding MmcQ/YjbR family DNA-binding protein, producing MTKEEIIEFGLSLGATYLDFPFSQNSGAIDYAVLRHLKNKKIFAIIYERNENLIVALKQNPEISQELREFFVDVTPAFHMNKTHWNDIRLGGDVPDDILQKMIENSYDLIKPKRKVK from the coding sequence ATGACTAAAGAGGAGATAATCGAGTTTGGCTTGTCTCTAGGCGCAACCTATCTTGACTTCCCATTTAGTCAAAATAGTGGAGCTATTGATTATGCAGTATTGCGTCATTTAAAAAATAAGAAAATTTTTGCAATTATTTATGAACGCAATGAGAATTTGATTGTTGCTCTTAAGCAAAATCCAGAAATTTCCCAAGAACTCCGAGAATTTTTTGTGGATGTAACGCCTGCCTTCCATATGAATAAAACACATTGGAATGATATTCGATTGGGCGGAGATGTTCCAGATGATATCCTCCAAAAAATGATTGAAAATAGTTATGATTTAATAAAACCTAAGAGAAAGGTAAAATAA
- a CDS encoding GNAT family N-acetyltransferase, which produces MIYLRKAVLTDLPEIVSILTEAKSFLKKSGSDQWQGQYPALADIENDMAKNQAYVLVVNDKVAAYSAVITGEEPAYTEITDGKWSNDSLDYVTIHRIAFSDQYRGQQLTRFLFSTIFSLMISRDYHDFRVDTHEMNQVMQHVFEREGFIRRGFVFIEGKRIAYQLELD; this is translated from the coding sequence ATGATTTATTTAAGAAAAGCGGTACTGACAGACTTACCAGAAATTGTCAGTATACTGACAGAGGCTAAAAGTTTCCTGAAAAAGTCAGGTTCGGATCAATGGCAAGGACAATATCCTGCGTTAGCAGATATTGAAAATGATATGGCAAAAAATCAAGCTTATGTTCTTGTTGTAAATGATAAGGTTGCAGCTTATAGTGCTGTGATTACAGGTGAGGAGCCAGCGTATACTGAAATTACGGACGGAAAGTGGTCAAATGATAGTTTAGATTATGTGACGATTCATCGCATTGCTTTTTCAGACCAATACCGAGGTCAACAATTAACAAGATTTCTTTTTTCAACGATATTTAGTTTGATGATTTCGCGAGATTATCATGATTTTCGAGTAGATACTCATGAGATGAATCAAGTCATGCAGCATGTTTTTGAGCGAGAAGGTTTTATAAGACGTGGTTTTGTGTTTATTGAAGGCAAGCGTATTGCTTATCAATTAGAATTGGATTAG
- a CDS encoding B3/B4 domain-containing protein, with protein MAKFIVTNEFWELFPDAHFGIVLAKDFDNSGKTPDKVLQLLNKANEQSEKFTQEDIFSENPAVAVWREAYKKFKTKKGARSSIENLLKRVSKGKEVGTINPLVDLYNSISLTYGLPAGGEDLDAFVGDMRLTKAHGGEEFVGIGEEKSEPCLEDEVAYLDEAGAVCRCWNWRDGRRTMLTDETRNAFLIVESCVAEQENAVREATYALSTLINEHFGLTTTAVIVDKNHPSLNL; from the coding sequence ATGGCAAAATTTATTGTAACAAATGAATTCTGGGAACTTTTTCCTGATGCACATTTTGGTATTGTGTTGGCAAAAGATTTTGATAATAGTGGAAAAACACCTGATAAAGTTTTGCAACTGTTAAATAAAGCAAATGAACAATCTGAAAAATTTACGCAAGAGGATATTTTTAGCGAGAACCCTGCTGTTGCAGTGTGGCGCGAGGCTTATAAAAAGTTTAAAACGAAAAAAGGGGCACGCAGTTCAATTGAGAATCTTCTAAAACGTGTAAGTAAAGGAAAAGAAGTAGGAACAATCAACCCTTTGGTTGATTTATATAATAGTATTAGCCTAACATATGGACTTCCTGCTGGTGGAGAAGATTTGGACGCGTTTGTAGGAGATATGCGCCTGACTAAAGCACATGGTGGAGAAGAGTTCGTTGGTATCGGTGAAGAAAAGTCTGAGCCTTGCCTTGAAGATGAAGTGGCTTATTTGGATGAAGCGGGCGCAGTTTGTCGGTGCTGGAACTGGCGTGATGGGAGACGTACGATGTTAACAGACGAAACAAGAAATGCTTTCCTGATTGTTGAAAGTTGTGTAGCAGAACAAGAAAATGCAGTACGTGAGGCAACTTATGCATTGTCTACACTCATTAATGAACATTTCGGACTAACGACTACTGCTGTGATTGTTGATAAAAATCATCCGAGTCTTAATCTTTAA
- the rlmD gene encoding 23S rRNA (uracil(1939)-C(5))-methyltransferase RlmD, with product MINLKIGQKISLEIERMGINGEGIGVISGRLIFVPYALPGEEIVAEITENARNFSRAKLVEIKKKSPNRVKPMDRAYHEMSQSHIMHLSYPMQLEFKRDVLRQALEKYKPAGWASYELRPTLGMKDTLHYRNKLQFQVRRLNDGTVIAGLYKEGTHHLVNLENCLVQDVKTQEIINQICRLIEKFDLPVYDERKIGGIRTVMVRRSQKTGEVQIIFISSTPIILDGQVWPELREEPSKRQKNSFVKFDKMLSALTEQFQEIVTVAVNFHPKKTSEIYGERTQILFNEKETITEGVLDYDFELSPRAFYQLNSEQANVLYAEAVKALNPKKDDRVIDAYCGVGTIGFAVAKKVKSVHGMDITPESIFDARNNAKRLGLKNCHYEIGKAERIIPNWNKSGHRATAMIVDPPRTGLDDALLETITKFPPERMVYVSCNVSTLAKDLVVLANYYKVEYIQSVDMFPHTARTEAVVKLTKRKEPLKIVKFEHKDENPRASRGRKLDYSTRKRVNKR from the coding sequence ATGATAAATTTAAAAATTGGACAAAAAATTTCGCTTGAAATTGAGCGAATGGGAATAAATGGTGAGGGAATCGGAGTCATATCAGGACGCTTGATTTTCGTACCTTATGCCTTACCAGGTGAAGAAATTGTTGCTGAAATTACTGAAAATGCGCGGAATTTTAGCCGAGCAAAATTGGTAGAAATAAAAAAGAAATCACCAAATCGTGTAAAACCAATGGACCGCGCTTATCATGAGATGAGTCAATCGCATATCATGCACCTCTCCTATCCTATGCAGCTGGAATTTAAGCGTGATGTGCTGCGTCAGGCTTTGGAAAAATATAAACCAGCAGGGTGGGCCTCTTATGAATTGCGTCCTACTTTGGGCATGAAAGATACTTTGCATTACCGTAATAAATTGCAGTTTCAAGTGAGACGTCTTAATGACGGAACAGTAATTGCGGGACTTTACAAAGAAGGTACCCATCATTTGGTCAATCTGGAAAACTGTTTGGTACAAGATGTAAAAACGCAAGAGATTATTAACCAAATTTGCCGTTTAATTGAAAAATTTGACTTGCCTGTTTATGATGAACGTAAGATTGGTGGAATTCGGACAGTAATGGTGCGTCGTTCTCAAAAAACTGGTGAGGTGCAGATTATTTTTATCAGCTCCACACCGATTATTTTGGATGGACAAGTTTGGCCTGAATTACGGGAAGAACCATCAAAACGTCAGAAAAATAGCTTTGTCAAATTTGACAAAATGTTGTCAGCACTGACAGAACAATTTCAAGAGATTGTAACGGTTGCAGTGAATTTTCATCCGAAAAAAACGAGTGAAATTTATGGTGAACGAACACAAATTTTGTTTAATGAGAAAGAAACAATTACTGAAGGTGTTTTAGATTATGATTTTGAATTAAGTCCACGTGCTTTTTATCAGCTGAATTCTGAGCAGGCTAATGTCCTTTATGCTGAAGCAGTCAAAGCGCTAAATCCCAAAAAAGATGACCGTGTGATTGATGCTTATTGTGGTGTGGGTACGATTGGTTTTGCTGTCGCAAAAAAAGTTAAATCTGTTCATGGCATGGACATCACGCCAGAATCGATTTTTGATGCGCGTAATAATGCAAAACGTCTAGGCTTGAAGAACTGTCACTATGAGATTGGTAAAGCAGAGCGGATTATTCCAAATTGGAATAAATCTGGTCACCGTGCAACAGCGATGATCGTTGATCCGCCTCGTACTGGGCTTGATGATGCCCTGCTTGAGACAATCACGAAATTTCCACCTGAGCGTATGGTGTATGTGAGCTGTAATGTTTCAACCCTTGCCAAAGATTTGGTGGTTCTTGCCAACTACTACAAAGTAGAATATATTCAATCTGTTGACATGTTTCCTCATACTGCTCGTACGGAGGCTGTGGTAAAATTGACCAAACGTAAAGAGCCATTAAAAATTGTGAAATTTGAACATAAAGATGAAAATCCAAGGGCCTCTAGAGGAAGAAAACTAGATTATTCTACTCGAAAACGAGTGAATAAGCGTTGA
- the recX gene encoding recombination regulator RecX: protein MGKITEIKKLKKLYRIDLENCTEDKIYVCDDTIVHFILTTGKIITDEELISIINFDQFARGKSLALYYISFRPRTCAEVRKYLYEHDILEEQASEILSVLTENKLIDDKNYAENFIQGKISMSTAGPYQIKQKLYLKGVDKFIIEQALQELYTEEKQIDVAYKLAEKQVRSNAHKLPLNQLKQKIIQNLTTKGFSYSVSSIALDSLELESDEDNEMTLLMSELSKANHRYSRNYDGYEREQRIIQQLLRKGFSYAMIRSALQDYPLN from the coding sequence ATGGGAAAAATTACTGAAATAAAAAAACTCAAAAAACTATATCGGATCGATTTAGAAAACTGTACCGAAGATAAAATATATGTTTGTGATGACACCATTGTTCATTTCATACTAACCACAGGCAAAATAATCACTGACGAAGAATTAATAAGTATCATCAATTTTGACCAGTTTGCGAGGGGAAAATCACTTGCTCTCTACTACATTTCTTTCAGACCCCGCACTTGCGCAGAAGTTAGAAAATATCTTTATGAACATGATATATTGGAGGAACAAGCCTCCGAAATTCTGTCAGTACTGACAGAAAATAAACTCATCGATGATAAAAACTATGCAGAGAATTTCATTCAAGGAAAAATTTCCATGTCCACCGCAGGCCCTTATCAGATTAAACAGAAATTATATCTAAAAGGAGTTGATAAATTCATTATAGAACAAGCACTCCAGGAACTTTACACTGAAGAAAAACAGATTGATGTTGCGTACAAACTTGCAGAAAAACAAGTCCGCTCAAACGCTCATAAGCTCCCCTTGAATCAGCTTAAACAAAAAATCATTCAAAACTTAACCACTAAAGGTTTCTCTTATTCTGTTAGTTCAATTGCATTAGACAGCCTAGAATTAGAGTCAGATGAAGACAATGAAATGACACTTCTCATGAGCGAATTATCCAAAGCTAATCATCGCTACTCACGAAATTACGACGGATACGAACGTGAACAAAGAATTATCCAACAGTTACTGCGCAAAGGGTTTTCCTATGCTATGATACGCTCCGCCCTCCAAGATTATCCCCTCAACTAA